A window of Mangifera indica cultivar Alphonso chromosome 11, CATAS_Mindica_2.1, whole genome shotgun sequence contains these coding sequences:
- the LOC123229841 gene encoding pre-rRNA-processing protein TSR1 homolog isoform X2 translates to MGGSRVQVNKSHKSRFSTKSTRNLHKASLKDKNRIAKSENNVTKGARAARIQRNKMLRDQKRAALLKEKRASSGSASPPRVIVLQAPHGDLLACMEMAKVADLIAFVASANSFCEESTSYYIDSFGHQCLSVFRSLGLPSTTVLIRDLPTDLKKRQESKKLCISDLASEFPEDCKFYLADTKDELHKFMWLFKEQRLTVPHWRNERPYLMAQKVDVVADDCNLAKCTLLLNGYLRAHSLSVNQLVHVSGAGDFQLSKIEILKDPFPLKSRKEQDAMEDEIHDAVVIRSLDPGPSQEPLLVENVPDPLAGEQTWPTEAEMADADQNQREIRLKKRALPRGTSEYQAAWIVDDTDEDDSDIDDNADDDMVLDQEESGFAGQERTKNSDFDDDQASLAFRYSDDETENDSVMMEGENLSREQIEDEIRKIKEAHAEDEEFPDEVDTPLDVPARKRFAKYRGLKSFRTSSWDPKESLPPEYARIFAFDNFARTQKHVFAKALEMEQEDREDCVPAGLYVRLHVEEVPVAVAYRLQELVKTVPLVASGLLQHESKISVLHFSIKKHDTYNAPVKAKEELIFHVGFRQFVARPIFSSDNINSDKHKMERFLHAGRFSIASIYAPISFPPLPLIALKKAEAGAPPAVAAVGSLRSIDPNRIILKKIILTGYPQRVSKLKASVRYMFHNPDDVRWFKPVEVWTKCGRRGRVKEPVGTHGAMKCVFNGVLQQHDTVCMSLYKRAYPKWPEHRFPILDA, encoded by the exons ATGGGAGGATCTCGAGTTCAAGTCAATAAATCTCACAAATCCCGCTTCTCCACCAAATCAACTCGTAACCTCCACAAGGCATCTCTAAAAG ATAAGAATCGGATTGCAAAATCAGAGAACAATGTCACGAAGGGAGCTAGGGCTGCTCGAATTCAGCGTAACAAGATG CTACGCGACCAGAAACGAGCAGCTctgttgaaagaaaaaagagcttCGAGTGGTTCAGCAAGCCCTCCCCGTGTTATT GTACTACAAGCACCTCATGGGGATTTGTTGGCATGTATGGAAATGGCCAAG GTTGCTGATTTAATTGCTTTTGTGGCGTCGGCAAACTCATTTTGTGAAGAAAGCACTTCTTACTATATTGATTCATTTGGACATCAATGCCTTTCTGTGTTTAGGTCTCTTGGATTACCAAGCACTACTGTGTTGATTCGT GATCTACCTACCGATTTGAAAAAAAGACAAGAATCAAAGAAGTTGTGTATCTCTGACCTTGCTTCTGAATTTCCTGAAGACTGTAAGTTTTATCTGGCTGATACAAAGGATGAGCTGCACAAG TTCATGTGGCTTTTTAAGGAGCAAAGGCTTACAGTGCCTCACTGGCGAAATGAACGGCCTTACCTGATGGCACAAAAG GTTGATGTGGTAGCTGATGATTGCAATTTGGCAAAATGTACCCTTCTTCTCAATGGTTATTTGCGTGCTCACAGCCTTTCTGTGAATCAGTTG GTTCATGTTTCTGGTGCTGGGGACTTCCAGTTGTCCAAAATTGAGATTTTGAAGGATCCTTTTCCTTTGAAATCCAGAAAAGAGCAAGATGCCATGGAAGACGAAATACATGATGCTGTG GTCATTCGTTCCTTGGATCCTGGTCCTTCGCAGGAGCCTTTGCTTGTTGAGAATGTCCCAGATCCGCTTGCAGGAGAACAG ACATGGCCAACAGAGGCGGAAATGGCAGATGCTGACCAAAATCAAAGAGAAATAAGGCTCAAAAAGAGAGCTCTTCCTAGAGGCACTTCAGAATACCAG GCTGCTTGGATTGTGGATGACACTGATGAGGATGATTCTGATATTGATGATAATGCTGATGATGATATGGTACTGGACCAAGAAGAAAGTGGTTTTGCTGGTCAAGAGAGAACCAAAAACTCAGACTTTGATGATGATCAAGCTTCATTAGCCTTCAGATACTCTGATGATGAAACTGAAAATGATTCGGTGATGATG GAAGGTGAGAATTTGTCAAGGGAACAAATAGAGgatgaaattagaaaaattaaagaggCGCATGCTGAAGATGAAG AATTTCCCGATGAAGTGGATACTCCATTAGATGTTCCTGCTAGAAAGCGGTTTGCCAAGTATAGAGGCCTGAAGTCCTTTAGGACCTCTTCCTGGGATCCTAAG GAATCTCTACCTCCAGAATATGCCAGAATATTTGCTTTTGATAATTTTGCAAGAACGCAAAAGCATGTTTTTGCAAAAGCCTTAGAAATGGAGCAAGAGGACAGGGAAGACTGTGTACCAGCTGGCTTATATGTGAGGCTTCATGTTGAGGAAGTACCTGTGGCTGTTGCTTATAGATTACAAGAACTTGTAAAGACAGTGCCTTTAGTAGCATCTGGCCTTTTGCAGCATGAATCCAAGATATCTGTCCTTCATTTTAG CATAAAGAAGCATGATACCTACAATGCTCCTGTCAAAGCAAAAGAAGAATTAATATTTCATGTTGGCTTCCGCCAGTTTGTTGCAAG GCCAATATTCTCTAGTGACAATATTAATTCAGACAAGCACAAGATGGAGAGGTTTCTCCATGCAGGGCGTTTTTCCATAGCTTCAATTTATGCTCCTATTTCTTTTCCACCTCTACCTTTGATTGCTCTGAAGAAAGCAGAAGCAGGTGCTCCACCTGCAGTTGCTGCTGTTGGGTCCCTGAGAAGCATTGACCCCAATAGAATAATTctcaagaaaattattttaactgg TTACCCCCAACgcgtatcaaaattaaaagcgTCAGTAAGATACATGTTTCATAACCCAGATGATGTGAGATGGTTCAAg CCTGTTGAAGTCTGGACAAAATGTGGTCGTCGTGGTCGTGTTAAGGAGCCTGTCGGTACACATG GGGCTATGAAGTGTGTTTTCAATGGGGTCCTTCAGCAGCACGATACTGTTTGTATGAGCTTGTACAAGCGTGCTTATCCGAAGTGGCCAGAACACCGATTCCCGATTCTTGATGCCTGA
- the LOC123229841 gene encoding pre-rRNA-processing protein TSR1 homolog isoform X1, which produces MGGSRVQVNKSHKSRFSTKSTRNLHKASLKDKNRIAKSENNVTKGARAARIQRNKMLRDQKRAALLKEKRASSGSASPPRVIVLFGLCASVNLNSVTEDLLRLLSSDGNGVVSSTVCSSEYRFRATVLQAPHGDLLACMEMAKVADLIAFVASANSFCEESTSYYIDSFGHQCLSVFRSLGLPSTTVLIRDLPTDLKKRQESKKLCISDLASEFPEDCKFYLADTKDELHKFMWLFKEQRLTVPHWRNERPYLMAQKVDVVADDCNLAKCTLLLNGYLRAHSLSVNQLVHVSGAGDFQLSKIEILKDPFPLKSRKEQDAMEDEIHDAVVIRSLDPGPSQEPLLVENVPDPLAGEQTWPTEAEMADADQNQREIRLKKRALPRGTSEYQAAWIVDDTDEDDSDIDDNADDDMVLDQEESGFAGQERTKNSDFDDDQASLAFRYSDDETENDSVMMEGENLSREQIEDEIRKIKEAHAEDEEFPDEVDTPLDVPARKRFAKYRGLKSFRTSSWDPKESLPPEYARIFAFDNFARTQKHVFAKALEMEQEDREDCVPAGLYVRLHVEEVPVAVAYRLQELVKTVPLVASGLLQHESKISVLHFSIKKHDTYNAPVKAKEELIFHVGFRQFVARPIFSSDNINSDKHKMERFLHAGRFSIASIYAPISFPPLPLIALKKAEAGAPPAVAAVGSLRSIDPNRIILKKIILTGYPQRVSKLKASVRYMFHNPDDVRWFKPVEVWTKCGRRGRVKEPVGTHGAMKCVFNGVLQQHDTVCMSLYKRAYPKWPEHRFPILDA; this is translated from the exons ATGGGAGGATCTCGAGTTCAAGTCAATAAATCTCACAAATCCCGCTTCTCCACCAAATCAACTCGTAACCTCCACAAGGCATCTCTAAAAG ATAAGAATCGGATTGCAAAATCAGAGAACAATGTCACGAAGGGAGCTAGGGCTGCTCGAATTCAGCGTAACAAGATG CTACGCGACCAGAAACGAGCAGCTctgttgaaagaaaaaagagcttCGAGTGGTTCAGCAAGCCCTCCCCGTGTTATT gTTCTTTTTGGTCTTTGTGCTTCTGTGAATCTAAATTCTGTGACTGAAGATCTTCTGAGACTTTTGAGCTCAGATGGTAATGGAGTTGTGTCTTCAACAGTTTGTTCTTCTGAGTACAGATTTAGAGCAACG GTACTACAAGCACCTCATGGGGATTTGTTGGCATGTATGGAAATGGCCAAG GTTGCTGATTTAATTGCTTTTGTGGCGTCGGCAAACTCATTTTGTGAAGAAAGCACTTCTTACTATATTGATTCATTTGGACATCAATGCCTTTCTGTGTTTAGGTCTCTTGGATTACCAAGCACTACTGTGTTGATTCGT GATCTACCTACCGATTTGAAAAAAAGACAAGAATCAAAGAAGTTGTGTATCTCTGACCTTGCTTCTGAATTTCCTGAAGACTGTAAGTTTTATCTGGCTGATACAAAGGATGAGCTGCACAAG TTCATGTGGCTTTTTAAGGAGCAAAGGCTTACAGTGCCTCACTGGCGAAATGAACGGCCTTACCTGATGGCACAAAAG GTTGATGTGGTAGCTGATGATTGCAATTTGGCAAAATGTACCCTTCTTCTCAATGGTTATTTGCGTGCTCACAGCCTTTCTGTGAATCAGTTG GTTCATGTTTCTGGTGCTGGGGACTTCCAGTTGTCCAAAATTGAGATTTTGAAGGATCCTTTTCCTTTGAAATCCAGAAAAGAGCAAGATGCCATGGAAGACGAAATACATGATGCTGTG GTCATTCGTTCCTTGGATCCTGGTCCTTCGCAGGAGCCTTTGCTTGTTGAGAATGTCCCAGATCCGCTTGCAGGAGAACAG ACATGGCCAACAGAGGCGGAAATGGCAGATGCTGACCAAAATCAAAGAGAAATAAGGCTCAAAAAGAGAGCTCTTCCTAGAGGCACTTCAGAATACCAG GCTGCTTGGATTGTGGATGACACTGATGAGGATGATTCTGATATTGATGATAATGCTGATGATGATATGGTACTGGACCAAGAAGAAAGTGGTTTTGCTGGTCAAGAGAGAACCAAAAACTCAGACTTTGATGATGATCAAGCTTCATTAGCCTTCAGATACTCTGATGATGAAACTGAAAATGATTCGGTGATGATG GAAGGTGAGAATTTGTCAAGGGAACAAATAGAGgatgaaattagaaaaattaaagaggCGCATGCTGAAGATGAAG AATTTCCCGATGAAGTGGATACTCCATTAGATGTTCCTGCTAGAAAGCGGTTTGCCAAGTATAGAGGCCTGAAGTCCTTTAGGACCTCTTCCTGGGATCCTAAG GAATCTCTACCTCCAGAATATGCCAGAATATTTGCTTTTGATAATTTTGCAAGAACGCAAAAGCATGTTTTTGCAAAAGCCTTAGAAATGGAGCAAGAGGACAGGGAAGACTGTGTACCAGCTGGCTTATATGTGAGGCTTCATGTTGAGGAAGTACCTGTGGCTGTTGCTTATAGATTACAAGAACTTGTAAAGACAGTGCCTTTAGTAGCATCTGGCCTTTTGCAGCATGAATCCAAGATATCTGTCCTTCATTTTAG CATAAAGAAGCATGATACCTACAATGCTCCTGTCAAAGCAAAAGAAGAATTAATATTTCATGTTGGCTTCCGCCAGTTTGTTGCAAG GCCAATATTCTCTAGTGACAATATTAATTCAGACAAGCACAAGATGGAGAGGTTTCTCCATGCAGGGCGTTTTTCCATAGCTTCAATTTATGCTCCTATTTCTTTTCCACCTCTACCTTTGATTGCTCTGAAGAAAGCAGAAGCAGGTGCTCCACCTGCAGTTGCTGCTGTTGGGTCCCTGAGAAGCATTGACCCCAATAGAATAATTctcaagaaaattattttaactgg TTACCCCCAACgcgtatcaaaattaaaagcgTCAGTAAGATACATGTTTCATAACCCAGATGATGTGAGATGGTTCAAg CCTGTTGAAGTCTGGACAAAATGTGGTCGTCGTGGTCGTGTTAAGGAGCCTGTCGGTACACATG GGGCTATGAAGTGTGTTTTCAATGGGGTCCTTCAGCAGCACGATACTGTTTGTATGAGCTTGTACAAGCGTGCTTATCCGAAGTGGCCAGAACACCGATTCCCGATTCTTGATGCCTGA
- the LOC123229877 gene encoding pentatricopeptide repeat-containing protein At5g42310, chloroplastic yields MAHLHSVHFLQDSLNRKKMLLLPQPLPLSIRLPSSIRFTSPILRHHVIFLPPFSATTATTVTVTTTATSSGDSSFSSSSSFSSKQDEVDAEEEDANDDVLSFYRKRYDFTPLLNFLSRRGCSTATTDSECDSVSSPTSLDPAEFQLVESYRAVPAPLWHSVLKNLCSSSSSSSIDLAYALVSWLRKHNLCFSYELLYSILIHALGRSEKLYEAFLLSQRESLTPLTYNALIGACARNDDLEKAFNLMSRMRQDGYQCDFINYSLIIQSLTRTNKIDTSILQKLYREIECDNIELDRQLINDIIVGFAKAGDPSRALQILGMAQAIGMSPKNGTLLSIISALGNCGRTVEAEAVFEEIKETGLKLRTKAYNAILKGYVKGGSLKDAEFVVSEMERRGVSPDEYTYSFLIDAYANAGRWESARIVLKEMEACNVQPNSFVYSRILAGYRDRGEWQRTFQVLREMKSSGVEPDRHFYNVMIDTFGKYNCIDHAMTTFDRMLSEGIQPDTVTWNTLIDCHFKSGRYDRAEELFEEMQDRGFSPCATTYNIMINLLGELERWEDVKTLLGKMQGQGFLPNIVTYTTLVDIYGQSGRFEDAIECLEVMKSAGLKPSSTMYNALINAYAQRGLSDQAVNAFRAMRADGLKPSNFALNSLINAFGEDERDVEAFAVLQYMKDNDLKPDVVTYTTLMKALIRVDKFNKVPAVYEEMIMSGCTPDRKARAMLRSALKYMRQTLKS; encoded by the exons ATGGCACACCTTCACTCTGTACACTTTCTTCAAGACTCTCTTAACCGGAAGAAAATGCTTCTGTTGCCACAGCCTCTGCCTTTATCGATTCGCCTTCCTTCTTCAATTCGTTTCACTTCTCCAATCCTACGGCACCACGTCATCTTTCTGCCGCCGTTTTCAGCTACAACGGCCACCACCGTAACCGTCACTACTACCGCCACTAGTTCCGGtgattcttctttctcttcctcttcttcttttagCTCAAAACAAGACGAAGTTGAcgcagaagaagaagatgcaaacGACGACgttttatcattttatagaAAGAGGTACGACTTCACTCCCCTTCTTAATTTCCTGTCGAGGAGAGGTTGTAGTACTGCTACTACTGACTCGGAGTGTGACTCAGTATCATCGCCTACCTCACTGGATCCAGCTGAGTTCCAACTCGTCGAGTCATATCGAGCAGTCCCGGCGCCACTTTGGCACTCGGTTTTAAAGAATTTATGTtcatcctcctcctcctcttcaaTTGATTTAGCATACGCACTGGTTTCATGGCTACGGAAACACAACCTTTGTTTCTCTTACGAACTGCTCTACTCAATCCTCATCCACGCGCTTGGGCGGTCTGAGAAACTCTACGAAGCGTTTCTGCTCTCGCAGAGAGAAAGTCTGACTCCACTGACATACAACGCGCTTATCGGTGCCTGTGCTCGCAACGACGACCTGGAAAAGGCCTTTAACTTGATGTCTCGAATGCGTCAAGACGGTTACCAATGTGATTTTATAAACTACAGCTTGATTATTCAATCGCTAACGCGTACAAACAAGATTGATACTTCAATTTTGCAGAAGCTTTATAGAGAAATCGAGTGTGATAATATTGAGCTTGATAGACAATTGATTAATGATATAATTGTAGGTTTTGCAAAAGCCGGTGATCCGAGCCGCGCTTTGCAGATTTTAGGGATGGCTCAAGCGATTGGGATGAGTCCTAAAAATGGAACTCTGCTGTCTATTATATCTGCGCTAGGAAATTGTGGTAGGACTGTTGAGGCTGAAGCTGTTTTTGAGGAAATTAAAGAGACTGGGTTAAAACTCAGAACTAAAGCTTATAATGCTATTTTAAAAGGTTATGTGAAAGGGGGTTCTTTGAAGGATGCTGAATTTGTAGTATCTGAGATGGAGAGAAGAGGCGTTTCGCCTGATGAGTATACTTATAGTTTTCTAATTGATGCTTATGCTAATGCTGGTAGATGGGAGAGTGCTAGAATTGTGTTGAAAGAGATGGAAGCTTGTAATGTGCAACCAAATTCGTTTGTTTATAGCAGGATCTTAGCAGGGTATCGTGATAGAGGAGAATGGCAAAGGACATTTCAAGTTTTGAGAGAAATGAAGAGTAGTGGAGTGGAACCCGATAGGCATTTTTATAATGTGATGATTGATACTTTTGGGAAATATAATTGTATTGATCATGCAATGACCACATTTGATAGGATGTTATCAGAGGGGATACAGCCTGACACTGTTACTTGGAATACTCTTATAGATTGTCATTTTAAGTCAGGGAGATATGATAGAGCAGAGGAGTTATTTGAGGAAATGCAGGACAGGGGGTTCTCACCTTGTGCCACaacttataatattatgattaatttgtTGGGAGAGCTGGAGAGATGGGAGGATGTGAAGACATTGTTGGGGAAGATGCAGGGTCAGGGTTTCTTGCCTAATATTGTCACTTACACGACCCTTGTTGATATCTATGGACAGTCAGGGAGGTTTGAAGATGCAATTGAGTGTTTGGAGGTGATGAAGTCTGCAGGGTTGAAACCATCCTCAACCATGTACAATGCTTTAATAAATGCCTATGCACAAAGG GGCTTATCGGATCAAGCTGTAAATGCATTTAGAGCCATGAGAGCAGATGGCCTAAAGCCCAGCAATTTTGCTctcaattcattaattaatgCCTTTGGTGAGGATGAAAGGGATGTTGAGGCTTTTGCTGTGTTACAGTACATGAAAGATAAT GACTTGAAACCAGATGTGGTTACGTACACTACACTTATGAAAGCTCTGATACGTGTCGATAAGTTTAATAAG GTCCCTGCTGTGTATGAAGAAATGATCATGTCTGGGTGCACTCCAGATAGGAAAGCGAGAGCAATGTTACGATCTGCACTGAAATACATGAGGCAGACACTGAAATCGTAG